One window from the genome of Homalodisca vitripennis isolate AUS2020 unplaced genomic scaffold, UT_GWSS_2.1 ScUCBcl_1643;HRSCAF=5524, whole genome shotgun sequence encodes:
- the LOC124371576 gene encoding uncharacterized protein LOC124371576 yields MVSHRPADRQQSPPLRSYRRQSTPPQYLRHRSSHKFSLRPGSWKWRIPLSHRHALLRLARPPRYHSMMASQASHRPADRQRSLALRSYRRQSTPPQYLRHRSSHKFSLRYAVLNYSNCTL; encoded by the exons ATGGTCTCTCACCGACCGGCGGATCGTCAACAGAGTCCGCCTCTACGTTCCTATCGTCGCCAGAGTACGCCCCCTCAATACctccgtcaccggagctcccacaaattcaGCCTACG tcCAGGGTCGTGGAAGTGGCGAAtccctctgtcgcaccgtcacgcactcctccgactcgcccgccctccccggtaccattccatgatggcctctcaggcctctcaccggccggcggatcgtcaacggagtctgGCTCTACGCTCCTATCGTCGTCAGAGTACGCCCCCTCAATACctccgtcaccggagctcccacaaattcaGCCTACGGTACGCGGTATTGAATTActcgaattgtacattatga